A DNA window from Maribellus comscasis contains the following coding sequences:
- a CDS encoding GH92 family glycosyl hydrolase → MKIHKIISLAIVANLTVTSCFKTESPDYADYVDPMIGTDFHGHTFPGAALPGGMVQLSPDTGTEDWDWCSGYHYSDISLMGFSHLHRSGMGAGDWGDVLLMPTTGEVKVIPGSKENPDEGYRSRFSHEEETTSAGYYSVLLKDYAVKAELTVSTRAGFHRYTFPKSDAAHIIIDAGHGIRERYRQGSEIKIVSDTEIVGHRSSHGFVKHKNVYFCARFSKPFKASGTWNEENIKPDSAEDEGKYIGAFVDYETTENETIEVKVGISYTSIEQARLNLDTEIPGWNFDEIKKRASQTWNAALGKIEIETPEANDKTYNQNKKTTFYTALYHSLLFPATFSDVDGKYIGLDGQVHTAEDFTYLSDFSLWDTHRAEMPLLTLVEPQRNVNAIRTMLAQFEQGGWLPTPQQFGNSYTNDMIGDHPVAAIADAFQKGIAGFDAEEAYKAVRKNAMETPPAEHRSRGRIGLNDYLEKGYLPYDKVRESVSRTLEYAYNDWCVAQLAKALGKEDDYKLFMQRAANYKNVLDPETGLARPKDSEGNWLAPFNPTFVGHGDERHYTEANAWQYTWFVPHDVQGLIDFEGGRKNFISKLDTLFTMSSEVQETVSDVTGLIGQYAHGNEPSHHTLYLYDYAGAPWKTQELARKVMEELYHSGPDGLCGNEDMGQMSAWYVLSSMGFYPVAPGQNVYVIGSPEFSKVTVHLDEDYYNSPEFTIKIVNNSKDNCYIQKALFNDNPLNKTWFKHEDIKDGGTLVFQMGPEPNKSWGANPGDAPPSIKNEWSNQ, encoded by the coding sequence ATGAAAATACATAAAATTATATCTTTAGCGATTGTAGCAAACCTCACTGTAACGAGTTGTTTTAAGACGGAATCCCCGGATTATGCAGATTACGTAGATCCGATGATTGGAACAGATTTTCATGGACATACTTTTCCCGGGGCAGCGCTGCCTGGTGGAATGGTTCAGTTGAGCCCAGACACCGGAACAGAAGATTGGGACTGGTGTTCCGGTTACCATTATTCGGATATTTCTTTGATGGGATTTAGCCATTTGCACCGTAGTGGAATGGGGGCCGGCGATTGGGGCGATGTTTTACTTATGCCAACTACAGGCGAAGTAAAGGTTATTCCCGGAAGTAAAGAAAACCCCGACGAAGGATACCGTTCCCGTTTTTCTCATGAAGAAGAAACAACTTCGGCTGGTTATTATTCGGTTTTATTGAAAGATTACGCAGTAAAAGCCGAGTTGACAGTTTCTACTCGTGCAGGTTTTCATCGTTATACATTTCCAAAATCTGATGCGGCGCATATTATTATTGATGCCGGACACGGTATTCGCGAAAGATACAGGCAGGGAAGTGAAATTAAGATTGTAAGTGACACTGAAATTGTAGGTCACCGTTCATCGCATGGTTTTGTAAAACACAAAAACGTATATTTCTGCGCGCGGTTCAGTAAACCGTTTAAAGCATCAGGAACATGGAATGAAGAAAATATTAAACCAGATTCAGCAGAAGATGAAGGAAAATACATCGGTGCTTTTGTTGATTACGAAACTACTGAAAACGAAACCATCGAGGTAAAGGTTGGAATTTCCTACACGAGTATTGAACAGGCTCGTTTGAACTTAGATACTGAAATACCCGGTTGGAATTTTGATGAAATAAAAAAACGGGCCAGTCAAACATGGAATGCTGCGTTGGGCAAAATTGAGATAGAAACTCCCGAAGCAAACGACAAAACATACAATCAAAATAAAAAAACTACATTCTACACTGCGCTATATCACTCGTTGTTATTTCCGGCAACTTTTAGTGATGTTGATGGAAAATATATCGGTCTGGATGGTCAGGTTCATACCGCGGAAGACTTTACTTATTTAAGCGATTTTTCGTTGTGGGATACACATCGGGCTGAAATGCCACTGCTTACACTCGTTGAACCACAGAGAAATGTAAATGCAATTCGCACTATGCTGGCTCAGTTCGAACAGGGAGGCTGGCTGCCTACACCACAGCAATTTGGAAATAGCTACACAAACGATATGATCGGCGACCATCCTGTGGCTGCCATTGCAGATGCTTTTCAAAAAGGAATTGCCGGTTTTGATGCAGAGGAAGCTTATAAAGCAGTTCGGAAAAATGCGATGGAAACACCTCCTGCAGAACATCGTTCAAGAGGTAGAATTGGTTTAAACGATTATTTGGAAAAAGGTTATCTGCCATACGATAAAGTCAGGGAATCAGTGTCCAGAACATTGGAATATGCTTACAATGATTGGTGTGTAGCTCAGTTGGCAAAAGCTTTGGGAAAGGAAGATGATTATAAATTGTTTATGCAACGTGCCGCCAATTACAAAAACGTATTGGATCCGGAAACGGGTCTGGCCCGCCCAAAAGATAGTGAAGGAAATTGGCTGGCTCCCTTTAATCCAACATTTGTAGGACACGGAGACGAACGCCACTATACGGAAGCAAATGCCTGGCAGTACACATGGTTTGTTCCGCACGACGTGCAGGGATTGATTGATTTTGAAGGCGGAAGAAAAAACTTCATAAGCAAATTGGATACGCTTTTTACGATGAGTTCCGAAGTTCAGGAAACAGTTTCGGATGTAACTGGTTTGATCGGGCAATATGCACACGGTAACGAACCCAGCCATCACACGCTGTATCTGTACGATTATGCAGGGGCTCCGTGGAAAACACAGGAATTAGCCAGAAAAGTAATGGAAGAGTTGTATCATTCGGGCCCGGACGGTCTATGCGGAAATGAAGACATGGGACAAATGTCAGCTTGGTATGTTTTAAGTTCCATGGGATTTTATCCGGTGGCTCCGGGACAGAATGTGTATGTCATTGGAAGTCCTGAATTTAGTAAAGTAACCGTTCACCTGGATGAAGATTATTATAATTCTCCGGAATTTACCATTAAAATTGTTAACAATTCAAAAGACAATTGCTATATCCAAAAGGCTTTATTTAACGACAATCCGTTAAACAAAACATGGTTTAAACACGAGGACATAAAAGATGGAGGAACTCTTGTTTTTCAAATGGGACCAGAACCCAATAAGAGTTGGGGAGCTAATCCGGGTGACGCACCTCCTTCAATAAAAAATGAATGGAGTAATCAATAA
- a CDS encoding D-sedoheptulose-7-phosphate isomerase, which yields MKENNILQQLLKRYSNLATLEKSIIAAVEIIIDSYKNGGKVLVCGNGGSCSDADHIVGELMKSFEGHRPLDSEFQKRLSALSPERGKELASKLQQGLPAISLTVHNALITAVANDISGELIFAQQITGLGNEGDILMGLSTSGNSQNVVDAFLVAKAKGLKTIGFTGDTGGKLKDLSDVLLNVPEKRTAYVQELHLPVYHAICMMIEEEVFNSD from the coding sequence ATGAAAGAAAATAATATTTTGCAGCAATTGCTAAAACGATATAGCAATCTTGCCACATTGGAAAAATCCATAATAGCAGCGGTCGAAATAATAATCGATTCATACAAAAACGGAGGGAAAGTGTTGGTTTGTGGAAATGGCGGAAGCTGTTCTGATGCGGACCATATCGTAGGAGAATTAATGAAAAGTTTTGAAGGACACCGTCCTTTGGATTCAGAATTTCAGAAAAGATTAAGCGCGCTCTCGCCGGAAAGAGGAAAAGAACTTGCATCGAAATTACAGCAAGGATTGCCTGCAATCTCACTTACAGTTCATAACGCCCTAATTACTGCGGTTGCAAACGACATAAGCGGAGAACTGATTTTTGCCCAGCAAATTACCGGCTTAGGCAACGAAGGCGATATTTTGATGGGACTGAGTACTTCAGGGAATTCACAAAATGTGGTTGATGCGTTTTTGGTGGCTAAAGCAAAAGGGTTAAAAACCATTGGTTTTACAGGTGATACCGGAGGGAAATTGAAAGATTTGAGCGATGTGTTATTAAATGTCCCGGAAAAGAGGACTGCATATGTGCAGGAATTACATTTGCCTGTTTACCATGCCATATGTATGATGATTGAAGAAGAAGTATTTAACTCCGACTAA
- a CDS encoding metallophosphoesterase family protein: MFQKALYTFFLGLILITGIVGQNNNAKKGESFTFAFLTDIHLKPEMNAPKGFQLAIDKVNELNPDFVITGGDLVYDAMRGNQARSDSLFFLYKEMSTGFKMPVYNCLGNHDLFAIYAESPETSDHPDYKYGMFERYFGKTYYSFDHKGWHFVVLNSLDVTENKRYTGVFSGEELEWLKDDLAKVDTLTPVVLVTHLPMLTARAQVKGSEGRGNVSNSSEIFVMLEDYKKILILQGHIHWREYGEINNRIHYITGGSIAGNGWKGRRHNTKEGFVLIKVNGDDFNWEYIDHGWEAERLKNNMSDNN; this comes from the coding sequence ATGTTTCAAAAAGCGTTATATACTTTTTTTCTGGGATTGATTCTGATAACTGGTATTGTTGGTCAAAATAACAACGCAAAAAAAGGAGAATCCTTTACTTTTGCATTTCTTACCGACATTCATTTAAAGCCGGAAATGAACGCTCCCAAAGGTTTTCAATTGGCCATTGACAAAGTAAATGAACTGAATCCGGATTTTGTAATTACCGGTGGCGATTTGGTCTATGATGCCATGCGTGGCAACCAGGCGCGTAGCGACAGTTTATTTTTTTTGTATAAAGAAATGAGTACCGGTTTTAAAATGCCGGTTTACAATTGTTTGGGAAATCACGATTTATTTGCGATTTATGCCGAAAGCCCTGAAACCAGCGATCATCCGGATTATAAATATGGAATGTTTGAACGCTACTTCGGGAAAACATACTATTCCTTTGACCACAAAGGCTGGCATTTTGTGGTTTTAAACTCGCTGGATGTTACTGAAAATAAAAGATACACCGGCGTTTTTAGTGGGGAGGAATTGGAATGGCTGAAAGATGATTTGGCAAAAGTTGATACCTTAACTCCGGTAGTTTTGGTAACACATCTTCCAATGCTTACTGCTCGTGCACAGGTTAAAGGGAGTGAGGGGAGGGGAAATGTGAGTAACTCTTCCGAAATATTTGTAATGCTGGAAGATTATAAAAAGATATTGATTTTGCAGGGACATATCCATTGGAGGGAATATGGCGAAATAAACAATCGCATCCATTATATTACCGGAGGTTCTATAGCCGGGAACGGATGGAAAGGTCGTCGTCATAACACCAAAGAAGGTTTTGTGCTGATTAAAGTGAATGGCGATGATTTTAACTGGGAATACATCGATCACGGCTGGGAAGCTGAACGGTTGAAAAATAATATGTCTGATAATAACTGA
- a CDS encoding ROK family protein has protein sequence MNKSTDEYYIGLDIGGTKCAIVIGDKNFNILQKIRFDTETERGYTAILDEFHYHIDKLFVDYPKENLRRIGISCGGPLDSKEGVIYSPPNLPGWDRVPIVEVFNKKYGVPVALQNDANACALAEWLMGAGKGTQNMIFLTFGTGMGSGLILNGQLYTGTNDLGGEVGHIRLANTGPVGFGKAGSFEGFCSGGGIAQLAKTVVTERLGRGESVEFCPNIEMAGELTAKDVAMAARIDDPVAKEIVRISAEYLGRGLAVLIDIINPQCIVIGSIYARNEMLFKPHVDRVLKEEAIPAAIEVCKIKPALLGESLGDFAALGVAIYENEF, from the coding sequence ATGAACAAAAGTACAGACGAATACTACATAGGCCTGGATATAGGAGGTACAAAATGTGCAATCGTAATCGGAGATAAGAACTTTAATATTCTTCAGAAGATTAGGTTTGATACAGAAACAGAACGAGGTTACACTGCAATATTAGATGAATTTCATTATCATATAGACAAGTTGTTTGTTGACTATCCAAAAGAAAATTTGAGACGTATTGGTATAAGTTGCGGAGGTCCCTTGGATTCAAAGGAAGGAGTGATTTATTCTCCGCCAAATTTGCCGGGTTGGGATAGGGTGCCGATAGTTGAAGTATTCAATAAAAAATACGGTGTACCTGTTGCTCTTCAAAACGATGCAAATGCCTGTGCACTGGCTGAGTGGCTGATGGGAGCGGGAAAAGGAACACAAAATATGATTTTTCTCACTTTTGGAACAGGAATGGGATCCGGACTGATATTGAATGGACAGCTTTATACAGGAACCAACGATTTAGGCGGGGAAGTTGGACACATTCGTCTGGCAAATACAGGACCGGTTGGTTTTGGAAAAGCCGGCTCTTTTGAAGGTTTTTGTAGCGGAGGTGGTATCGCGCAGTTAGCGAAAACTGTTGTTACCGAAAGGTTAGGCCGGGGAGAATCAGTGGAATTTTGCCCAAATATTGAAATGGCCGGGGAATTGACTGCGAAAGATGTGGCGATGGCAGCAAGAATCGATGATCCGGTGGCAAAAGAAATTGTACGAATCTCTGCAGAATATCTTGGTCGGGGTTTGGCTGTTCTTATCGATATAATTAACCCCCAATGTATTGTAATTGGAAGTATCTATGCACGTAACGAAATGTTGTTTAAACCACATGTCGACAGAGTTCTGAAAGAGGAAGCTATTCCCGCTGCAATTGAAGTTTGTAAAATAAAACCAGCACTTCTTGGTGAATCACTCGGTGATTTTGCAGCACTTGGCGTAGCTATTTATGAAAATGAATTTTGA
- a CDS encoding PfkB family carbohydrate kinase gives MNKEQLQTVLKDISAVKIAVIGDFCLDAYWFVDESKSEISIETGQMTRPVKQQRYSLGGAGNVTNNLTAMGVKDVRAFGVLGADPFGTEMVKVMKENGINPQNLIIQEDDWSTHVYTKPYVEDVEQNRIDFGNFNQLSTATADRLIQKLRDEVPVVDVIIINQQVLSGIHTEYFRKELVKAIQSFPEKIFIVDSRNYSDFYEGAYRKMNDMEAAVLYGLKKDAGDVVLHSEVKEAATQLFKKYGKPLFITRGERGSLVADENGVTDIFGLMIISKVDTVGAGDSYLAGAASALAAGYSMKEAAEVGSFVAGITVQKLFQTGTASPDEILQIGVDPDYIYKPELAEDIRHAVYWKDSEIEVVTEWFEPLGISHAIFDHDGTISTLREGWEYIMQPMMIKAILGAHFQIADEALYHKVQTRVVDFIDKTTGIQTLVQMKGLVELVKEFGLVPEEQILDEFGYKEIYNDELLKMVRVREAKLTKKELTLEDVTLKNAVALLETLYNAGVTLYLASGTDEVDVKNEARILGYDHLFKGGIYGAVGDVNKEAKKMVLDRILNDIGDSSTGQVAAFGDGPVEIRETRKRGGVTVGIASNEVKRHSLNESKRSRLIKAGADLIIPDFSQLPQLLKLLNIQA, from the coding sequence ATGAATAAAGAACAATTACAAACCGTATTAAAGGATATCAGCGCAGTAAAAATTGCTGTAATAGGCGACTTTTGCCTCGACGCTTACTGGTTTGTCGATGAGTCGAAAAGTGAAATTTCTATTGAAACCGGACAGATGACACGCCCTGTAAAACAGCAGCGATATTCTTTGGGAGGTGCTGGAAACGTGACCAATAACCTCACTGCGATGGGGGTGAAAGATGTCAGGGCGTTTGGTGTGCTCGGAGCTGATCCATTTGGAACAGAAATGGTGAAGGTGATGAAAGAAAATGGAATAAATCCGCAAAATCTTATTATTCAGGAAGATGACTGGTCGACACATGTATACACAAAACCTTATGTAGAAGATGTGGAGCAAAACCGGATTGACTTTGGAAATTTTAATCAGCTTTCAACGGCAACAGCCGACCGTTTAATTCAGAAACTCAGAGATGAAGTTCCCGTGGTTGATGTTATTATCATCAATCAGCAGGTATTGTCCGGAATTCATACTGAATATTTCAGAAAAGAATTGGTGAAAGCTATTCAAAGTTTTCCTGAAAAAATTTTTATTGTTGATAGCCGCAACTACAGCGATTTTTATGAAGGCGCTTACCGGAAAATGAATGATATGGAAGCTGCCGTTTTATACGGTCTGAAAAAAGATGCCGGGGATGTGGTTTTGCATTCAGAAGTTAAGGAAGCCGCAACACAATTATTTAAAAAATACGGCAAACCTCTGTTTATAACCCGTGGAGAAAGGGGCTCTCTTGTTGCAGATGAAAACGGAGTTACCGATATTTTTGGGTTAATGATTATTTCAAAAGTAGATACAGTTGGAGCTGGTGATAGTTACCTGGCAGGAGCTGCATCTGCTTTGGCTGCCGGTTACAGTATGAAAGAGGCTGCAGAAGTAGGTTCGTTTGTTGCAGGTATAACCGTGCAAAAACTGTTTCAAACAGGAACCGCGTCTCCTGACGAAATTCTTCAGATTGGTGTCGATCCTGATTATATATACAAACCTGAACTGGCTGAAGATATCAGGCATGCAGTTTATTGGAAAGATTCTGAAATAGAGGTTGTTACAGAGTGGTTTGAGCCATTAGGTATTAGCCATGCGATTTTTGACCATGATGGAACCATTTCAACACTTCGCGAAGGATGGGAATACATTATGCAACCCATGATGATAAAAGCTATTCTGGGAGCGCATTTTCAGATAGCCGATGAAGCACTGTACCACAAAGTACAAACAAGAGTAGTCGACTTTATAGATAAAACCACCGGTATTCAAACGCTGGTTCAGATGAAAGGTCTGGTCGAACTGGTTAAGGAATTTGGATTGGTTCCGGAAGAACAGATCCTGGATGAATTTGGCTATAAAGAAATATACAACGATGAGCTCTTAAAGATGGTAAGGGTGCGTGAGGCAAAGCTTACAAAAAAAGAATTGACTTTGGAAGATGTTACGCTAAAAAATGCCGTTGCTCTGCTGGAAACATTATATAATGCTGGTGTAACTTTATACCTGGCAAGCGGAACGGATGAAGTTGATGTGAAGAATGAAGCGCGTATTCTGGGATACGATCATCTGTTTAAAGGTGGAATATATGGAGCGGTTGGCGACGTAAACAAGGAAGCTAAAAAAATGGTTCTCGATCGTATATTAAATGATATAGGTGATTCAAGTACAGGGCAGGTAGCGGCTTTCGGCGATGGTCCGGTTGAAATTCGTGAAACTCGAAAAAGGGGAGGCGTGACCGTTGGAATTGCAAGCAATGAAGTAAAACGCCATAGTTTAAACGAAAGTAAAAGATCGAGACTAATAAAGGCAGGGGCCGATCTTATTATTCCCGACTTTTCCCAGCTGCCCCAGTTGCTTAAATTATTAAATATTCAAGCCTAG
- a CDS encoding glycoside hydrolase family 38 C-terminal domain-containing protein, protein MKKSKTSSGSSLTRRDFLTRTAAGTAMIAFAPVNTAFAANIDGKISWPAAASDYRFHMIGHAHIDPVWLWPWAEGMSVVHSTFQSALDRMNETPDFAFVASSAQFYQWVAENDPQMMKEIKKRVEEGRWNIVGGWWVEPDVNIPNGEAMVRQGLYGQKTFERLLGRKAKIAFNPDSFGHAGTLPQILNLQGMKHYVFMRPGPHEKEIPADLFWWKSPDGSKVLTYRIPISYNETQPVNRRVEQVLERFQNQPMKSFMAFYGAGDHGGGATKENIKSIEELKTENGAPEVIFSTMEKYFEEIDNKNLELPTVNEDLQHHAQGCYTAEIEIKKGNRQSEAALITAEKLAAVGSLAWGANYPKNEFSSAWQRILFLQFHDSLAGTSLPEHSTTAREGYGFSLDIAHQAAYKAIQKLEWQIPAEDPESEYMVVFNPNAWEVRKTVEYDFNWNDRHKSSRVEDEQGNPLPHQWALGTTETGSRKKLLTEVTLPAFGYRQLRLLDADSPSIQDGVTSSNNSIENIFYKISFSENGEIGILDKSTGDEVFAGKQKGCKAIILNDPSDTWSHGVKAFTDEIGAFEDAKVKVIQNGPVKATVRVVSTYGNSTLTIDWSLSKASRNIEADVSLDWHEQLKMLKFSFPVNVKSPEASYEVPYGHIIREANGDENPGQRWIDITGKQNGKTYGLTVMNDAKYGYSVNENDARISVARSAVFAHHRPKELNPENEYRWMDQGIHTFRMLLVPHSDSWKENNVAMTAEEFMAPPICIYQGIHGGELPKSDSFLKVDKTNIIVTSIKQAEDNSDIIVRCVESSGVPTTASIDLIFAASKWSGKFRACEIKSLRLNSHSGKVNEVNVLEEL, encoded by the coding sequence ATGAAAAAGTCTAAAACCTCTTCCGGTTCTTCTCTTACACGAAGAGATTTTTTAACCCGGACAGCAGCAGGAACAGCTATGATTGCCTTTGCTCCTGTGAATACAGCTTTTGCAGCAAACATTGATGGGAAAATTTCGTGGCCGGCAGCAGCTTCAGATTATCGTTTTCATATGATCGGTCACGCGCATATTGACCCGGTGTGGCTGTGGCCCTGGGCAGAGGGAATGTCAGTTGTTCACAGTACGTTTCAATCTGCATTGGATAGGATGAATGAAACACCCGATTTCGCTTTTGTGGCAAGTTCAGCGCAGTTTTACCAGTGGGTGGCTGAAAATGATCCCCAGATGATGAAAGAAATTAAAAAGAGAGTGGAAGAAGGCCGCTGGAATATTGTTGGAGGATGGTGGGTGGAACCCGATGTTAACATTCCCAATGGCGAAGCAATGGTGAGGCAGGGACTTTACGGACAGAAAACCTTTGAGCGTTTATTGGGACGAAAAGCTAAGATTGCCTTCAATCCCGATTCGTTTGGACACGCTGGAACATTACCGCAGATTTTGAATCTGCAGGGAATGAAACATTATGTTTTTATGCGCCCCGGGCCACATGAAAAGGAAATTCCTGCCGACCTGTTCTGGTGGAAAAGCCCCGACGGCTCAAAGGTGCTAACCTATCGTATTCCTATTAGCTATAACGAAACACAACCTGTAAACCGGCGTGTGGAACAGGTATTGGAACGTTTTCAGAACCAACCCATGAAGAGTTTTATGGCATTTTACGGAGCAGGGGATCATGGAGGGGGTGCAACAAAAGAAAATATCAAATCGATAGAGGAGTTGAAAACAGAGAACGGTGCCCCCGAAGTGATTTTTAGCACTATGGAGAAGTATTTTGAAGAAATAGATAATAAGAATCTCGAGTTGCCTACGGTAAATGAAGATTTGCAACATCATGCACAAGGTTGTTATACCGCTGAAATAGAAATTAAAAAAGGAAACCGGCAATCGGAAGCCGCTCTTATTACAGCAGAAAAATTAGCTGCTGTTGGCTCACTGGCATGGGGAGCAAACTACCCCAAAAATGAGTTTTCTTCAGCCTGGCAACGTATACTTTTTCTTCAGTTTCATGATAGTCTCGCCGGAACATCGCTACCGGAACACTCGACAACGGCCCGTGAGGGTTATGGCTTTTCCCTTGACATAGCCCATCAGGCTGCGTATAAGGCAATTCAAAAACTGGAGTGGCAAATTCCGGCAGAAGATCCCGAGTCGGAATATATGGTTGTTTTTAATCCGAATGCGTGGGAAGTGAGGAAAACTGTGGAGTACGATTTTAACTGGAATGACCGTCACAAATCGTCGAGAGTAGAAGATGAGCAGGGAAATCCGCTTCCTCACCAGTGGGCTCTGGGAACAACAGAAACCGGCAGCCGAAAAAAACTACTGACAGAAGTGACCTTACCGGCTTTTGGTTATCGCCAGCTTCGGCTTTTGGACGCTGACTCACCTTCCATACAAGATGGTGTAACCTCAAGTAATAATTCGATTGAAAACATATTTTATAAAATTAGTTTTTCTGAAAATGGAGAAATTGGAATTTTAGATAAGAGCACAGGAGATGAAGTTTTTGCAGGCAAACAGAAGGGCTGTAAAGCGATTATCCTAAACGACCCAAGCGATACATGGAGTCACGGTGTTAAAGCTTTTACTGATGAAATCGGAGCCTTTGAAGATGCCAAAGTTAAAGTTATTCAAAATGGTCCTGTAAAAGCAACTGTAAGGGTGGTTAGTACCTACGGAAATTCAACTTTAACAATCGATTGGTCGTTATCAAAAGCTTCGCGAAATATTGAAGCAGATGTATCACTTGATTGGCACGAGCAGCTCAAAATGCTAAAATTTTCTTTTCCTGTAAATGTAAAGTCTCCCGAGGCAAGCTATGAGGTTCCTTACGGACATATTATTCGCGAAGCCAATGGCGATGAAAATCCCGGCCAGCGATGGATTGACATAACAGGAAAACAAAACGGAAAAACTTACGGACTAACCGTAATGAATGATGCCAAATATGGTTACAGTGTTAACGAAAACGACGCACGTATCTCTGTTGCACGTTCTGCCGTTTTTGCACATCACCGACCGAAAGAATTAAACCCGGAAAATGAATACCGGTGGATGGATCAGGGAATTCATACATTCAGAATGCTACTTGTTCCTCATAGTGACTCGTGGAAGGAAAATAATGTTGCAATGACAGCTGAAGAATTTATGGCGCCTCCAATATGTATATATCAGGGAATTCATGGAGGAGAACTGCCGAAGTCAGATTCGTTTCTCAAGGTTGATAAAACAAATATAATTGTTACTTCAATAAAACAAGCTGAAGATAACAGCGATATTATTGTTCGCTGCGTGGAATCATCGGGGGTACCAACAACCGCATCAATCGATTTGATTTTTGCAGCGAGTAAATGGAGTGGCAAATTTAGAGCCTGTGAGATTAAGAGTCTCAGACTGAATTCACATTCAGGAAAAGTAAATGAAGTAAATGTGTTGGAAGAGCTTTGA
- a CDS encoding LacI family DNA-binding transcriptional regulator: MKKTSLNDIAQQLGVSKTLVSLVLNGKGKEHRISEDIQKKVKKLAKELNYRPNQIAKGLRTGKTNTIGLIIADMANPFFGKLGREIEKEASLHGYRVMFCSSDEKAENSQKQIEMLQQGQVDGIIISPPEGSEEQILSLEASKTPYVLVDRYFADIDSNYVVVDNFQAAYEGTMHLINNEIRKIACVTTSARLVNMIQRLEGYKKALTDSNIPVLEERIKVMPFSHEKNDVFYAIKELLSAKDRVEAILFTTSKIGVMGLESIHSLGMQVPSDVRVVSFDDPDAYKISFPPISAIAQPLKEIGRESVKILLENIKNKEHKKQKVMLNTRFIARKSSSK, encoded by the coding sequence ATGAAAAAAACTTCACTGAACGATATCGCACAACAACTCGGAGTTTCAAAAACATTGGTTTCTCTGGTGCTGAATGGAAAGGGAAAAGAACACCGCATTAGTGAAGACATTCAAAAAAAAGTAAAAAAGCTGGCAAAGGAGCTAAATTACAGGCCGAATCAGATTGCCAAAGGTTTACGTACCGGAAAAACAAACACAATAGGATTAATTATTGCCGATATGGCTAATCCATTTTTTGGTAAACTCGGACGCGAAATTGAAAAAGAGGCGTCTCTTCACGGGTATCGCGTAATGTTTTGCAGTTCAGATGAAAAGGCTGAAAATTCTCAGAAGCAAATAGAAATGCTCCAACAGGGACAGGTGGATGGAATTATAATTTCTCCACCAGAAGGAAGTGAAGAGCAAATTTTATCGCTTGAGGCTAGTAAAACTCCTTATGTACTTGTTGACAGATATTTTGCAGATATTGACTCCAATTATGTGGTTGTGGATAATTTTCAGGCTGCTTATGAAGGTACAATGCATCTGATAAATAATGAAATCAGAAAGATTGCATGTGTTACAACAAGTGCCCGTTTGGTTAATATGATTCAGCGACTGGAAGGGTACAAAAAAGCTCTTACTGATTCAAATATCCCGGTATTGGAAGAGCGAATAAAAGTAATGCCTTTTTCACACGAAAAAAACGATGTGTTTTATGCGATAAAAGAATTATTGTCAGCTAAAGATAGAGTTGAAGCGATTCTTTTCACTACAAGTAAAATAGGAGTAATGGGATTGGAAAGTATTCATTCCTTAGGGATGCAGGTTCCGAGCGACGTCAGAGTGGTGAGTTTTGACGACCCGGATGCTTATAAAATTAGTTTTCCCCCAATTTCTGCAATTGCGCAACCTTTAAAAGAGATAGGTAGGGAGTCAGTTAAAATCTTGTTGGAGAATATTAAAAATAAAGAGCATAAAAAGCAAAAAGTAATGTTAAATACGCGATTTATTGCAAGAAAATCAAGCAGTAAATAA